A genomic stretch from Mastacembelus armatus chromosome 12, fMasArm1.2, whole genome shotgun sequence includes:
- the tbx3a gene encoding T-box transcription factor TBX3a isoform X1, protein MNFLMRDPVIQGSSMAYHPFIPHRGPEFAMSAMLGHQPPFFPALALPPSGSLSLPGALGKPIMDQLMGAAETGLHFSSLGHQAAAAHLRPLKTLEPEEEVEDDPKVHLEAKELWELFHKRGTEMVITKSGRRMFPPFKVRCTGLDKKAKYILLMDIVAADDCRYKFHNSRWMVAGKADPEMPKRMYIHPDSPATGEQWMSKVVNFHKLKLTNNISDKHGFVSSTNTILNSMHKYQPRFHIVRANDILKLPYSTFRTYVFPETDFIAVTAYQNDKITQLKIDHNPFAKGFRDTGNGRREKRKQLALQSMRSYEEQQKKENGASDESSGEQASFKCFGQASSPAVSTVGPPHLKDFCDSDDDSDDESKDGHKDGPDSSKISTTTEDGKDHEASPAKGHPFSNSDSTSRMRDNDPRTEKSQADSRQSPITVISSTTRSGEDLKSPSLDQPKSDECRSISKDSFMPLTVQTDSAHIGHGHLHNFGFPTGLTGQQFFNHLGSAHPFLLHPSQFNMGGAFSNMAAGMGPLLAAVSTGGVSTMDTTSMASPPQSLTGAPGLPFHLQQHVLASQGIAMSPFGSLFPYPYTYMAAAAAASSAASSSVHRHPFLNAVRPRLRYSPYTLPMTVPDSTLLTTAMSSMTGNSAELKGDGIVPASPVPAVTLDSTSEVTSHSSTMSSGSVSMSPKTCTEKDAANELQSIQRLVSGLDSNQDRPRSGSP, encoded by the exons ATGAACTTCCTCATGAGAGATCCAGTCATACAGGGATCAAGTATGGCATATCATCCGTTTATACCTCACCGGGGTCCGGAATTTGCCATGAGTGCAATGCTGGGTCACCAGCCTCCTTTCTTCCCGGCTCTGGCTCTTCCTCCCAGCGGCTCCCTCTCTCTGCCGGGCGCCCTGGGAAAACCGATCATGGACCAGCTGATGGGAGCCGCGGAGACCGGCCTACACTTCTCCTCGCTGGGGCATCAGGCTGCGGCCGCCCACCTCAGGCCTCTCAAGACTCTGGAGCCTGAGGAAGAGGTGGAAGACGATCCTAAAGTTCACCTGGAAGCCAAGGAGCTTTGGGAACTCTTCCACAAGAGAGGCACTGAGATGGTGATCACAAAATCCGGAAG GCGGATGTTCCCCCCGTTCAAAGTGAGGTGCACTGGTCTGGATAAGAAGGCCAAATATATTCTCTTGATGGACATAGTTGCAGCCGACGACTGCAGGTACAAATTTCATAACTCCCGCTGGATGGTGGCAGGAAAGGCCGACCCCGAAATGCCAAAGAGGATGTACATTCACCCGGACAGTCCGGCTACTGGCGAACAGTGGATGTCAAAAGTCGTCAATTTTCATAAACTCAAGCTGACAAATAACATCTCCGACAAGCATGGATTTGTAAGTTCAACTAAT ACTATTCTTAACTCGATGCACAAGTATCAGCCCCGTTTTCACATTGTGAGGGCCAACGATATTCTTAAGCTTCCGTACAGCACCTTCAGGACGTATGTTTTCCCTGAAACGGATTTCATTGCCGTGACCGCTTATCAAAATGACAAG atAACCCAGCTAAAAATTGACCATAATCCATTCGCCAAAGGATTCCGTGACACGGGCAATGGAAGACGGGAGAAGAG GAAACAGCTGGCTCTGCAGTCCATGCGTTCATACGAGGAGCAGCAGAAAAAGGAGAACGGGGCTTCAGACGAGTCCTCTGGAGAGCAGGCTTCCTTTAAATGCTTCGGCCAGGCCTCGTCCCCTGCCGTGTCTACCGTGGGCCCCCCACACCTGAAAG ATTTCTGCGATAGCGACGATGACAGCGACGATGAGAGCAAAGATGGACACAAAGATGGTCCGGACTCCAGCAAGATTTCCACGACTACGGAGGATGGGAAGGATCATGAGGCAAGCCCAGCCAAGGGTCATCCCTTTAGTAACAGTGACTCTACCAGCAGGATGCGAGACAACGACCCTAGGACTGAGAAAAGCCAGGCAGACTCCCGACAGAGCCCCATTACGGTCATCTCCAGCACCACCCGCTCTGGAGAAGACCTCAAGAGCCCGAGCCTGGATCAACCCAAATCGGACGAGTGCAGGTCAATAAGCAAGGACAGTTTCATGCCTTTGACTGTTCAGACCGACAGCGCGCACATAGGCCACGGCCACTTGCATAACTTTGGATTTCCAACGGGTTTAACAGGACAACAGTTTTTCAATCACTTAGGAAGCGCCCACCCGTTTCTCCTGCACCCCAGTCAGTTCAACATGGGAGGTGCATTCTCAAACATGGCCGCGGGCATGGGGCCACTATTGGCAGCTGTGTCCACGGGAGGGGTGAGCACCATGGACACGACAAGCATGGCATCACCCCCGCAAAGCTTGACGGGAGCGCCAGGTCTACCCTTTCATCTGCAGCAACATGTCTTGGCATCACAG GGCATTGCCATGTCTCCGTTTGGCAGTTTATTTCCATATCCGTACACGTACATGGCAGCAGCTGCGGCGGCCTCGTCCGCTGCTTCCTCCTCGGTGCACCGGCATCCTTTCCTGAACGCAGTGCGCCCCCGACTCAGGTACAGCCCTTACACCCTTCCCATGACGGTACCGGACAGCACCTTGCTCACCACCGCCATGTCCTCCATGACCGGCAACTCCGCTGAGCTGAAAGGGGACGGCATAGTCCCGGCCAGCCCCGTGCCCGCCGTCACCCTGGATTCCACCTCTGAGGTGACCAGTCACTCGTCCACCATGTCCTCCGGCTCGGTGTCAATGTCTCCAAAAACGTGCACGGAGAAAGATGCCGCCAACGAGCTGCAGAGCATCCAGCGCCTGGTCAGTGGACTTGACTCAAATCAGGACAGGCCACGAAGCGGGTCCCCTTAg
- the tbx3a gene encoding T-box transcription factor TBX3a isoform X2: protein MNFLMRDPVIQGSSMAYHPFIPHRGPEFAMSAMLGHQPPFFPALALPPSGSLSLPGALGKPIMDQLMGAAETGLHFSSLGHQAAAAHLRPLKTLEPEEEVEDDPKVHLEAKELWELFHKRGTEMVITKSGRRMFPPFKVRCTGLDKKAKYILLMDIVAADDCRYKFHNSRWMVAGKADPEMPKRMYIHPDSPATGEQWMSKVVNFHKLKLTNNISDKHGFTILNSMHKYQPRFHIVRANDILKLPYSTFRTYVFPETDFIAVTAYQNDKITQLKIDHNPFAKGFRDTGNGRREKRKQLALQSMRSYEEQQKKENGASDESSGEQASFKCFGQASSPAVSTVGPPHLKDFCDSDDDSDDESKDGHKDGPDSSKISTTTEDGKDHEASPAKGHPFSNSDSTSRMRDNDPRTEKSQADSRQSPITVISSTTRSGEDLKSPSLDQPKSDECRSISKDSFMPLTVQTDSAHIGHGHLHNFGFPTGLTGQQFFNHLGSAHPFLLHPSQFNMGGAFSNMAAGMGPLLAAVSTGGVSTMDTTSMASPPQSLTGAPGLPFHLQQHVLASQGIAMSPFGSLFPYPYTYMAAAAAASSAASSSVHRHPFLNAVRPRLRYSPYTLPMTVPDSTLLTTAMSSMTGNSAELKGDGIVPASPVPAVTLDSTSEVTSHSSTMSSGSVSMSPKTCTEKDAANELQSIQRLVSGLDSNQDRPRSGSP, encoded by the exons ATGAACTTCCTCATGAGAGATCCAGTCATACAGGGATCAAGTATGGCATATCATCCGTTTATACCTCACCGGGGTCCGGAATTTGCCATGAGTGCAATGCTGGGTCACCAGCCTCCTTTCTTCCCGGCTCTGGCTCTTCCTCCCAGCGGCTCCCTCTCTCTGCCGGGCGCCCTGGGAAAACCGATCATGGACCAGCTGATGGGAGCCGCGGAGACCGGCCTACACTTCTCCTCGCTGGGGCATCAGGCTGCGGCCGCCCACCTCAGGCCTCTCAAGACTCTGGAGCCTGAGGAAGAGGTGGAAGACGATCCTAAAGTTCACCTGGAAGCCAAGGAGCTTTGGGAACTCTTCCACAAGAGAGGCACTGAGATGGTGATCACAAAATCCGGAAG GCGGATGTTCCCCCCGTTCAAAGTGAGGTGCACTGGTCTGGATAAGAAGGCCAAATATATTCTCTTGATGGACATAGTTGCAGCCGACGACTGCAGGTACAAATTTCATAACTCCCGCTGGATGGTGGCAGGAAAGGCCGACCCCGAAATGCCAAAGAGGATGTACATTCACCCGGACAGTCCGGCTACTGGCGAACAGTGGATGTCAAAAGTCGTCAATTTTCATAAACTCAAGCTGACAAATAACATCTCCGACAAGCATGGATTT ACTATTCTTAACTCGATGCACAAGTATCAGCCCCGTTTTCACATTGTGAGGGCCAACGATATTCTTAAGCTTCCGTACAGCACCTTCAGGACGTATGTTTTCCCTGAAACGGATTTCATTGCCGTGACCGCTTATCAAAATGACAAG atAACCCAGCTAAAAATTGACCATAATCCATTCGCCAAAGGATTCCGTGACACGGGCAATGGAAGACGGGAGAAGAG GAAACAGCTGGCTCTGCAGTCCATGCGTTCATACGAGGAGCAGCAGAAAAAGGAGAACGGGGCTTCAGACGAGTCCTCTGGAGAGCAGGCTTCCTTTAAATGCTTCGGCCAGGCCTCGTCCCCTGCCGTGTCTACCGTGGGCCCCCCACACCTGAAAG ATTTCTGCGATAGCGACGATGACAGCGACGATGAGAGCAAAGATGGACACAAAGATGGTCCGGACTCCAGCAAGATTTCCACGACTACGGAGGATGGGAAGGATCATGAGGCAAGCCCAGCCAAGGGTCATCCCTTTAGTAACAGTGACTCTACCAGCAGGATGCGAGACAACGACCCTAGGACTGAGAAAAGCCAGGCAGACTCCCGACAGAGCCCCATTACGGTCATCTCCAGCACCACCCGCTCTGGAGAAGACCTCAAGAGCCCGAGCCTGGATCAACCCAAATCGGACGAGTGCAGGTCAATAAGCAAGGACAGTTTCATGCCTTTGACTGTTCAGACCGACAGCGCGCACATAGGCCACGGCCACTTGCATAACTTTGGATTTCCAACGGGTTTAACAGGACAACAGTTTTTCAATCACTTAGGAAGCGCCCACCCGTTTCTCCTGCACCCCAGTCAGTTCAACATGGGAGGTGCATTCTCAAACATGGCCGCGGGCATGGGGCCACTATTGGCAGCTGTGTCCACGGGAGGGGTGAGCACCATGGACACGACAAGCATGGCATCACCCCCGCAAAGCTTGACGGGAGCGCCAGGTCTACCCTTTCATCTGCAGCAACATGTCTTGGCATCACAG GGCATTGCCATGTCTCCGTTTGGCAGTTTATTTCCATATCCGTACACGTACATGGCAGCAGCTGCGGCGGCCTCGTCCGCTGCTTCCTCCTCGGTGCACCGGCATCCTTTCCTGAACGCAGTGCGCCCCCGACTCAGGTACAGCCCTTACACCCTTCCCATGACGGTACCGGACAGCACCTTGCTCACCACCGCCATGTCCTCCATGACCGGCAACTCCGCTGAGCTGAAAGGGGACGGCATAGTCCCGGCCAGCCCCGTGCCCGCCGTCACCCTGGATTCCACCTCTGAGGTGACCAGTCACTCGTCCACCATGTCCTCCGGCTCGGTGTCAATGTCTCCAAAAACGTGCACGGAGAAAGATGCCGCCAACGAGCTGCAGAGCATCCAGCGCCTGGTCAGTGGACTTGACTCAAATCAGGACAGGCCACGAAGCGGGTCCCCTTAg